One Chryseobacterium sp. StRB126 genomic region harbors:
- a CDS encoding TIGR02117 family protein, translating to MTVKTILIYTLKILGVILGIVIVYVLLGLLIPFIPVSAKDDGEQKDIAIYIYTNGVHTDIVMPVKNDMKDWSLMIPFADTKSKKTDYKYIGIGWGDKGFYLDTPTWADLKLSTAVKAAFWLSDSAMHCTYYYAMKEGEDCKMIMISRSQYQNLIKFVEDKFDRDQNGKFMLIPTDAVYGDTDAFYDAKGTYSFLYTCNTWSNNALKAAGQKAALWTPSDFGIFQHYK from the coding sequence ATGACTGTGAAAACCATTTTAATTTACACATTGAAAATTCTGGGAGTCATTCTGGGAATTGTAATTGTTTATGTTCTTCTGGGATTACTGATCCCTTTCATTCCGGTTTCTGCCAAAGATGATGGGGAGCAGAAAGATATTGCTATTTATATTTATACCAATGGTGTTCATACCGACATTGTAATGCCTGTAAAGAATGATATGAAGGATTGGAGTCTTATGATTCCTTTTGCAGATACAAAATCTAAGAAAACAGATTATAAATATATCGGAATAGGATGGGGAGATAAAGGCTTTTATCTGGATACGCCAACCTGGGCAGACCTGAAGCTATCAACAGCTGTAAAAGCAGCTTTTTGGTTGAGCGATTCCGCCATGCACTGTACTTATTACTATGCCATGAAAGAAGGAGAAGACTGTAAAATGATTATGATCAGCAGAAGCCAGTATCAAAACTTAATTAAATTTGTAGAAGATAAATTTGATAGAGATCAGAACGGAAAATTCATGCTGATTCCTACCGATGCAGTATATGGCGATACCGATGCATTTTATGACGCCAAAGGAACCTACAGCTTCCTTTATACCTGTAATACGTGGTCTAATAATGCTTTAAAGGCTGCAGGACAGAAAGCAGCTCTTTGGACTCCCTCAGATTTTGGAATTTTCCAGCATTATAAATAA
- a CDS encoding SRPBCC family protein — protein sequence MKHKLFREQQLNCDVETAWKFFSSANNLSEITPKDMGFTVLTEMEDDEIYEGMLIDYYVSPLFGIKMKWQTEITHVDFQKSFIDFQRKGPYKLWNHHHEFIPNDEGVFNERYHTL from the coding sequence ATGAAACATAAGCTTTTCCGTGAGCAACAATTAAACTGTGATGTAGAAACCGCCTGGAAATTTTTTTCCTCAGCCAATAATCTTTCGGAAATTACACCAAAAGATATGGGATTTACGGTATTGACAGAAATGGAAGATGATGAAATATATGAAGGAATGCTCATTGATTATTATGTTTCTCCATTATTTGGAATCAAAATGAAATGGCAGACCGAAATTACCCATGTAGATTTTCAGAAAAGCTTCATCGATTTTCAAAGGAAAGGTCCTTACAAATTATGGAATCACCATCATGAATTTATCCCAAATGATGAAGGTGTTTTTAATGAGAGATACCATACATTATGA
- a CDS encoding efflux RND transporter periplasmic adaptor subunit, with protein sequence MYFKNVIICSLAILFAVSCNKDKKQNGQKEKEVPVLEIKEKDTLVSNQFVTDIQAKKNVEMRSRIGGIIQHIYVNEGQFVHQGQPLFKINDAELQMELLKANAALKQTQADVRIAEVELKQIQSLHAKKFVANNELELVKAKLSSAQAKHAFADAERRAVLQKISFTKITAPFDGVIDVIPHKDGSLVENGTLLTTLSQLNEVYAYFSIPENLYFELLANDKIGSHQKIELTLPNGVNYQFNGALKTAEGEIDRTTGSIRYKVLFPNPDRLIKHGTSGKLIISENQDNAILIPQKSTFSIQDKTYVFVVDKQNKVKMTSIKIGSTLRDSYMLESGLKKGDLIIYEGTQSLKDGDIIKIKKKY encoded by the coding sequence ATGTATTTTAAAAATGTAATAATTTGCAGTCTTGCAATATTATTCGCAGTGTCATGCAATAAAGACAAGAAACAAAACGGTCAAAAAGAGAAAGAAGTTCCTGTACTGGAAATCAAGGAGAAAGATACCTTGGTAAGCAATCAGTTTGTGACCGATATTCAGGCTAAGAAGAATGTGGAGATGCGTTCCAGAATCGGTGGAATTATTCAGCATATTTATGTTAATGAAGGGCAGTTTGTTCATCAGGGACAGCCCTTATTCAAAATCAATGATGCTGAATTACAGATGGAACTTTTAAAAGCCAATGCTGCTTTGAAACAAACTCAGGCTGATGTCCGTATCGCTGAAGTAGAACTGAAGCAGATCCAGAGTCTTCATGCTAAAAAATTTGTGGCCAATAATGAGCTGGAACTTGTAAAAGCTAAACTTTCATCCGCTCAGGCTAAGCATGCTTTTGCAGATGCTGAAAGAAGAGCGGTACTTCAGAAAATCAGTTTCACAAAGATTACAGCGCCTTTTGATGGGGTAATAGACGTAATTCCTCATAAAGACGGAAGTTTGGTGGAAAATGGAACCTTATTAACAACCTTATCACAGCTTAACGAGGTTTACGCCTACTTTTCAATTCCGGAAAACCTGTATTTTGAGCTTTTAGCCAATGATAAGATAGGAAGTCACCAAAAGATTGAATTAACGCTGCCAAACGGTGTGAATTATCAGTTTAACGGAGCTTTAAAAACCGCTGAAGGAGAAATCGACAGAACAACGGGATCTATCCGGTATAAAGTTCTTTTCCCGAATCCTGACCGTCTGATTAAACATGGTACTTCAGGAAAACTTATCATTTCCGAAAATCAGGATAATGCTATTCTTATTCCCCAAAAATCTACATTCTCTATTCAGGATAAAACCTATGTTTTTGTAGTAGATAAACAGAATAAGGTGAAAATGACAAGCATTAAGATCGGAAGTACGCTGAGGGATTCCTATATGTTGGAAAGCGGTCTTAAAAAAGGAGATTTAATCATTTATGAAGGTACTCAGTCCTTAAAGGATGGTGATATTATTAAAATCAAAAAGAAGTATTAA
- a CDS encoding efflux RND transporter permease subunit, whose amino-acid sequence MVEMFIRRKVLSLVISILFVLLGIMALLKMPITQFPDIVPPSVTVTAKYTGANAEVSANAVALPLERAINGVPGMTYMSTVTSNDGLTLIQVFFEVGTDPDVAAVNVQNRVTTILDELPEEVIRAGVTTEKEVNSMLMYLNITSTDPSQDEQFIYNFTDINVLQELKRIDGVGRAEIMGQKEYSMRIWLDPQKMAAYNISADEVITSLQKQNISAAPGKVGETSGKTSSQLQYVIKYKGKFFEPKQYEEVPIRSDVDGTILKLKDIAKVEFGAMNYGMVSKTDGRPSASIMMKQRPGSNASEVIESVKAKMEELKGTSFPPGMEYNMAYDVSRFLDASISAVLTTLIEAFILVGIVVFIFLQDWRSTLIPVLAVPVALIGTFAFMNMLDFSVNLLTLFALVLAIGIVVDNAIVVVEAVHVKMEEGMNAMDATISATKEIAGAVVAITIVMSAVFIPVAFLDGPVGVFYRQFSLTLAISIVISGVNALTLTPALCAIILKPHNHNKKKTIIDRAFQSFNTGFERLTNGYVGILSKFATRTTVTFGLLFLFIGLTFVTSKFLPTGFIPMEDQGMVYVSVTTPQGATVERTEKVLDEVTVIAKKIKGVENVTTLAGYSIVTEIAGSSYGMAMINLKDWKERSISVNELITELSEKTKGIADAQIEIFAPPTVPGFGNTSGFELRLLDRTGGTIENTDKITKDFVKKLNEAPELQNSFTSFDATFPQYMINVDYDMAAKKGISVDNAMSTLQTMLGSYYATNFIRFSQMYKVMVQASPEHRDTPESILNLYLKNDKGEMIPFSTFITIEKVYGPEVLTRYNMYMSAMINGEPADGYSSGDAIAAVERVAKETLPRGFDIEWSGMTREEILSGNQTVYIFLICLLFVYLLLAAQYESFLLPMPVLLSLPTGIFGSYIALVLAGLDNNIYAQVALVMLIGLLAKNAILIVEFAVARNKQGYDIIPAAIEGARQRLRPILMTSFAFVAGLIPLCIASGAGAIGNRSIGTAAAGGMLIGTIFGLVVIPGLYIFFAKLENKKKDEKIKS is encoded by the coding sequence ATGGTAGAGATGTTTATAAGACGAAAGGTTCTTTCGTTGGTTATTTCCATATTATTTGTATTGCTGGGAATTATGGCATTATTAAAGATGCCGATTACCCAGTTTCCAGATATTGTACCGCCTTCAGTAACAGTAACAGCAAAATATACTGGTGCCAATGCTGAAGTATCCGCCAATGCGGTTGCCCTTCCACTGGAGCGAGCCATTAATGGAGTTCCGGGAATGACGTATATGTCAACGGTAACTTCCAATGACGGGCTTACCCTGATTCAGGTTTTCTTTGAGGTGGGAACAGATCCGGATGTAGCGGCGGTGAACGTTCAGAATAGGGTAACAACTATTCTTGATGAACTTCCTGAAGAAGTAATTCGTGCCGGAGTAACTACTGAAAAGGAGGTGAACAGTATGCTGATGTACCTCAACATTACGAGTACAGATCCAAGTCAGGATGAGCAGTTCATTTATAATTTTACAGATATTAACGTTCTTCAGGAACTGAAACGTATTGATGGAGTTGGTCGTGCTGAAATCATGGGGCAGAAAGAATACTCTATGAGGATATGGCTTGATCCACAGAAGATGGCAGCCTATAATATTTCTGCAGATGAAGTCATTACTTCGTTGCAAAAACAAAATATTTCGGCAGCACCCGGAAAAGTGGGAGAAACGTCCGGGAAAACTTCCAGCCAGCTTCAATATGTAATTAAATATAAAGGGAAATTCTTTGAACCTAAGCAATATGAAGAAGTTCCGATCCGATCCGATGTAGACGGAACCATCCTGAAGCTTAAAGATATAGCTAAAGTAGAGTTTGGGGCGATGAACTACGGAATGGTTTCCAAAACAGACGGAAGGCCTTCTGCATCCATTATGATGAAGCAGCGTCCCGGTTCCAATGCCTCTGAAGTAATTGAAAGCGTAAAAGCTAAAATGGAAGAATTAAAAGGGACTTCATTTCCACCCGGAATGGAATATAATATGGCCTACGATGTTTCCAGATTCCTTGATGCTTCCATCAGTGCAGTATTAACAACCCTTATTGAAGCCTTTATTCTGGTAGGAATTGTAGTGTTTATCTTCCTTCAGGATTGGCGTTCTACATTGATACCTGTATTAGCTGTTCCGGTGGCATTGATAGGCACCTTTGCCTTTATGAATATGCTGGATTTCTCCGTAAACCTATTGACATTATTTGCTTTGGTATTGGCTATCGGAATTGTGGTAGATAACGCCATTGTCGTCGTTGAGGCCGTTCATGTAAAAATGGAAGAAGGTATGAATGCGATGGATGCTACCATCAGTGCTACAAAGGAAATTGCAGGAGCAGTAGTAGCGATTACCATTGTAATGTCTGCTGTATTCATTCCGGTGGCATTTTTGGATGGTCCGGTAGGAGTGTTTTACCGTCAGTTTTCATTGACACTGGCCATCAGTATTGTTATTTCAGGGGTGAATGCATTGACGCTTACTCCGGCATTGTGTGCCATTATTTTAAAACCACACAATCATAATAAAAAGAAAACGATTATTGACAGAGCTTTCCAAAGTTTCAATACTGGTTTTGAAAGACTTACCAATGGCTATGTTGGAATTCTATCAAAATTTGCCACAAGAACTACAGTTACTTTTGGGTTATTGTTCCTGTTCATTGGGTTAACGTTTGTAACCAGTAAGTTCCTTCCAACCGGATTTATTCCAATGGAAGACCAGGGAATGGTGTATGTAAGTGTAACCACTCCACAAGGGGCGACCGTAGAAAGAACAGAAAAGGTTTTGGATGAAGTAACAGTGATTGCCAAGAAGATAAAAGGAGTTGAAAACGTAACAACACTGGCAGGATACAGTATCGTAACGGAAATTGCAGGTTCATCCTACGGAATGGCGATGATTAACCTAAAAGACTGGAAAGAAAGATCTATTTCAGTTAATGAATTGATTACCGAGCTTTCAGAGAAAACAAAAGGGATTGCTGATGCACAGATCGAAATCTTTGCTCCGCCAACGGTTCCTGGATTTGGAAATACAAGTGGCTTTGAATTGCGTTTGTTGGATAGAACAGGAGGGACTATTGAAAATACAGATAAGATCACCAAAGATTTTGTCAAAAAATTGAATGAAGCTCCAGAGTTGCAGAACAGCTTTACAAGCTTTGATGCGACTTTCCCGCAATACATGATTAATGTAGATTATGATATGGCTGCGAAGAAAGGAATATCCGTAGATAATGCGATGTCCACATTGCAGACCATGCTGGGATCTTATTATGCCACCAACTTTATCCGTTTTAGTCAGATGTATAAAGTAATGGTTCAGGCAAGTCCGGAACACAGAGACACGCCTGAAAGTATTCTGAATTTATACCTGAAAAATGATAAAGGGGAAATGATTCCTTTTTCAACATTTATCACCATTGAAAAAGTATATGGACCGGAAGTACTGACGAGGTATAACATGTATATGTCAGCTATGATTAATGGAGAGCCTGCAGATGGTTATAGTTCAGGTGATGCTATTGCGGCGGTAGAGCGAGTTGCTAAAGAAACGCTTCCAAGAGGTTTCGATATTGAATGGTCAGGGATGACAAGAGAAGAAATCTTATCAGGAAATCAAACCGTATATATTTTCCTGATCTGTCTGTTGTTTGTATACCTTTTACTGGCTGCCCAATATGAAAGTTTCCTTCTTCCGATGCCTGTATTATTAAGCCTTCCAACCGGAATCTTTGGTTCTTATATCGCATTGGTATTGGCAGGATTGGATAATAATATTTACGCACAGGTTGCTTTGGTCATGCTGATCGGGCTTTTAGCGAAAAATGCCATCCTGATTGTAGAATTTGCAGTAGCCAGAAATAAACAGGGGTATGATATTATTCCTGCGGCCATTGAAGGAGCAAGACAACGTCTGAGACCTATTCTGATGACTTCTTTTGCCTTTGTGGCCGGACTTATCCCGTTGTGTATTGCATCAGGAGCCGGAGCAATTGGTAACCGTTCTATTGGTACGGCAGCAGCAGGAGGAATGCTGATAGGAACCATCTTCGGATTGGTAGTCATTCCAGGGTTGTATATATTCTTTGCGAAACTTGAAAATAAGAAGAAAGATGAAAAGATTAAATCATAG
- a CDS encoding TolC family protein, translating to MKRLNHRNILYSIAALSLVSCAVPQVADIKKAQTLPEIPAKTVSSEEFQQLDLKAYFTDAHLLELFNKVVQANPDFQIAQQRVEIANSFLQRSKMDLLPSLEVGAEVSGNHYGKYTMEGVGNYDTNLSPNITEKQKINRDFTPNYWLGARSSWEIDAWGKLKNKKLAAQKKYLASTEGLRLLQVELFTDIANLYYQLVALDNRLAIYQKNYNLQQRAFEIVLAQREVGKATELAVQQFKAQNNNWLAEIEHIKVEIVTVEQAITTLTGSYGGEVNRGKILMPTNMDVLNKTINVEAVIHSRPDVAAHYYVLEASQADAKAARAAFYPKIDLGVGIGMNSFSVETFFKPSSLAGQLLGGLMVPVFNKGQLKYEFKVASKEQEIAFLNYQKSITTAFNELQSILKQTRIYERVLKLKSEEVGFLDRGVEVSNDLYLTGYANYFELINSQKSKLTAELDLLQFQHQNTRNNVLLFKALGGKLN from the coding sequence ATGAAAAGATTAAATCATAGAAATATATTGTACAGTATAGCTGCCTTAAGCTTAGTTTCATGTGCTGTTCCGCAGGTTGCGGATATCAAAAAAGCGCAGACACTTCCGGAAATACCTGCTAAAACAGTAAGTTCAGAAGAATTTCAGCAACTTGATCTGAAAGCTTATTTTACTGATGCTCATTTACTGGAGCTTTTTAATAAAGTAGTCCAGGCCAACCCGGATTTTCAGATTGCGCAGCAAAGAGTGGAAATAGCTAATAGTTTCCTGCAAAGATCGAAGATGGATCTTTTACCTTCTCTTGAAGTAGGAGCAGAAGTTAGTGGAAACCACTATGGAAAATATACGATGGAGGGAGTGGGAAATTATGATACCAACCTTTCCCCCAATATCACGGAAAAGCAGAAAATCAACCGTGATTTCACGCCCAATTATTGGCTTGGAGCAAGAAGCAGCTGGGAAATTGATGCATGGGGTAAGTTGAAAAATAAGAAACTTGCCGCCCAAAAGAAGTATCTGGCTTCTACAGAAGGATTGCGATTGCTTCAGGTGGAGCTTTTCACCGATATTGCTAACCTGTATTATCAGTTGGTAGCTTTGGATAACCGTTTGGCGATTTATCAGAAAAACTACAATCTTCAACAGAGAGCTTTTGAAATTGTTCTGGCACAGCGTGAAGTAGGAAAAGCTACAGAACTTGCCGTACAACAATTCAAAGCACAGAATAACAACTGGCTGGCGGAAATAGAACATATCAAAGTAGAGATTGTAACCGTGGAACAGGCCATTACAACTTTAACAGGAAGTTATGGCGGTGAGGTGAATCGTGGTAAAATCCTGATGCCTACCAATATGGATGTTTTAAATAAAACCATTAATGTAGAAGCTGTTATACACTCAAGACCGGATGTGGCAGCCCATTATTATGTGTTGGAGGCTTCTCAGGCAGATGCCAAGGCCGCAAGAGCAGCTTTTTACCCAAAAATCGATCTTGGAGTGGGAATTGGGATGAATTCTTTCTCTGTAGAAACATTTTTCAAACCCAGCTCATTAGCAGGGCAGCTGTTGGGTGGGTTAATGGTTCCTGTTTTTAATAAAGGTCAGCTGAAATATGAGTTTAAAGTAGCCAGTAAAGAACAGGAGATTGCTTTTTTAAATTATCAGAAGAGTATCACCACGGCATTCAATGAGCTTCAGTCTATTTTGAAACAGACCAGAATTTATGAAAGAGTTTTAAAATTAAAATCAGAAGAAGTAGGTTTTCTGGACCGTGGAGTTGAGGTTTCCAATGATCTGTACCTTACAGGATACGCGAATTATTTCGAACTGATTAACTCACAAAAAAGTAAACTGACGGCAGAGCTTGATCTGTTACAGTTTCAGCATCAGAATACGAGAAATAATGTTCTGTTGTTTAAAGCTTTAGGGGGAAAATTGAATTAA